From Balearica regulorum gibbericeps isolate bBalReg1 chromosome 13, bBalReg1.pri, whole genome shotgun sequence, a single genomic window includes:
- the PHLPP2 gene encoding PH domain leucine-rich repeat-containing protein phosphatase 2 isoform X2 — protein MKRRQYTLAFTSAGAQAQTYHVSFETLAECQRWHRQASTVVSMRLSMVDLSCYSLEEVPEHLFYSQDIIYLNLRHNFMRSSGAGSLDSLCRFTQLKSLNLSHNRLGEFPVSLCEISTLTELNVSCNGLHYLPSQIGKLLNLQTFWLDGNFLTSLPEELGSLQQLSCLGLSFNNFCELPAICEKLIILEKLALAGNLLETLDLAVLNRMSHIKSVDLRLNNLKRAAADALEVNKSVTYMDLRDNQMTDLDLSCLGSLEQLHCERNKLKELTLSGFSLRALYANSNCLTAVNIYPVPGQLTCLELSHNQLQCVPDWACEAKKLEVLDVSYNLLMELPSRILSSLSLRKLMVGHNRLQSLPPLLEHIPLEVLDLQHNLLTKLPEMLFVKALNLRYLNASANSLESLPSACTGEESLSMLQLLYLTNNNLTDQCIPVLVGHPSLRILHLANNNLQTFPASKLSKLEHLEELNLSGNKLKTIPTTVANCKLLHTLIAHSNEISIFPEILHLPRIQFVDLSCNDLTEILIPEALPGALQELDLSGNTNLVLEHKTLDIFSHITTLKIDAKPSLTADSALTSTFWSHGVAEMAGQRNKLCVSSLALGSFAEGVEAVYGMFDGDKNEELPRLLQCTMADVLLEEVQQSDTMFMSNTFLVSHRKLGMAGQKLGSSAVLCYIRHDVADPTSNFSLTVANVGTCQAILCRSGKPLPLSKVFSLEQCSEEAKRVKEQKAIITEDNKVNGVTCCTRMLGCTYLHPWILPKPHVSSIPLTVQDELLLLGNKALWEHLSYTEAVSAVHRLHDPLAAAKKLCTLAQSYGCQDNVGAMVVCLNISEDSCTCEMHGLTLSGPGGFSSTTTKPATPSSSSGIASEFGSELSASEVSSEVGSTASDEHSAVGLDGSLLPRQERRCSLHPVPPSSIFQRQPSSATFSSNQSDNGLDSDDEQPVEGVMTNGSKVEVEVDIHCCKGKGMEFEPPAAEYSSSAPEPEDDSGLVLIIRRQNSVNCNTVQRGVKEKCELQKSLSTCCLYGKKLSNGSIVPLEESLNLIEVATEAPKKKTGYFAAPSQMEPEDQFVVPPDLEEEVKEQMKQHQENGADQEKKEEHAAALPEEFDTAL, from the exons GTTTACTCAGTTGAAGAGCCTGAACCTGTCTCATAATAGATTGGGAGAGTTTCCTGTATCACTGTGCGAGATCTCTACTCTGACAGAGCTTAACGTTTCCTGTAATGGACTTCACTACTTGCCAAGCCAGATTGGCAAACTGTTGAA CCTCCAGACCTTCTGGCTTGATGGGAATTTCCTCACATCCTTACCAGAAGAACTGGGAAGTCTGCAACAGCTCAGCTGTCTTGGGCTTTCCTTTAATAACTTCTGTGAACTGCCAGCAATTTGTGAGAAGCTCATCATTTTAGAGAAACTAGCCCTGGCAGGGAACTTACTAGAGACCCTCGACCTTGCAGTGCTGAACCGTATGAGTCACATCAAAAGTGTGGACCTGAG GCTGAACAACCtgaagagagcagcagctgatgCTCTGGAAGTGAACAAATCTGTGACTTACATGGATTTACGAGACAATCAGATGACGGATCTGGATCTGAGCTGCTTGGGCAGCCTGGAACAGCTGCACTGTGAGCGGAATAAGCTGAAAGAGTTGACGCTGAGTGGCTTCTCCCTTCGGGCCCTCTACGCCAACAGCAACT GTCTGACAGCTGTCAATATTTATCCGGTTCCTGGTCAACTGACATGTCTAGAACTCTCTCA CAATCAACTGCAGTGTGTCCCAGACTGGGCCTGTGAAGCAAAGAAACTGGAAGTTTTGGATGTGAGCTACAACCTCCTTATGGAGCTTCCATCAAG GATCCTCAGCAGCTTGAGCCTTCGGAAGTTGATGGTGGGGCACAATCGTCTGCAGAGCCTTCCACCTCTTCTAGAACACATTCCACTGGAGGTGCTGGACCTTCAGCACAACCTGTTGACTAAACTCCCAGAGATGCTATTTGTCAAGGCTCTGAA CCTCAGGTACCTGAATGCATCTGCAAACAGCCTGGAGTCCTTGCCCTCTGCATGTACAGGGGAGGAGAGTCTGAGCATGCTGCAGCTGCTTTACTTGACCAATAATAACCTCACAGATCAATGCATCCCTGTCTTGGTGGGACACCCGAGCCTACGGATCCTGCATCTGGCAAACAATAACCTACAGACTTTCCCCGCAAG CAAACTCAGTAAGCTGGAGCACCTGGAAGAGCTGAATCTGAGTGgcaacaaactgaaaacaattcCCACAACAGTGGCAAACTGCAAGCTACTTCACACACTTATTGCACACTCTAATGAAATCAGCATCTTTCCAGAGATTCTGCATTTGCCCCGTATTCAG TTTGTGGACTTGAGCTGCAATGACTTAACTGAGATCCTAATCCCTGAGGCGCTGCCAGGTGCCTTGCAAGAGTTGGATCTGAGCGGAAACACAAACCTGGTGCTAGAACACAAGACACTGGACATCTTCAG TCACATTACCACACTGAAGATTGATGCTAAGCCCTCCCTCACGGCAGACTCAGCACTCACTTCTACCTTCTGGAGCCATGGAGTAGCTGAGATGGCAGGCCAAAGAAATAA GCTGTGTGTGTCATCCCTGGCACTGGGGAGCTTTGCAGAGGGGGTGGAGGCTGTGTATGGCATGTTTGATGGTGACAAGAACGAGGAGCTGCCACGATTGCTGCAGTGCACCATGGCCGATGTGCTCCTGGAGGAGGTACAGCAGTCAGACACCATGTTCATGTCCAACACCTTCTTGGTCTCCCACAG GAAGCTGGGCATGGCTGGGCAGAAGCTGGGTTCTTCTGCTGTCCTTTGCTATATTCGTCATGATGTGGCTGATCCAACCAGCAACTTTTCTCTGACGGTGGCCAATGTGGGGACGTGCCAAGCCATTCTGTGCCGAAGTGGAAAACCACTGCCTCTCTCCAAAGTCTTTAGCCTTGAACAATGTTCAGAAGAAGCCAAGAGAGTCAAGGAGCAAAAAGCCATTATAACAGAG GACAATAAGGTCAATGGTGTGACTTGCTGTACTCGGATGCTGGGCTGCACATACTTGCATCCTTGGATCCTGCCCAAACCACACGTCAGTTCCATTCCACTGACTGTACAAGATGAGCTGCTACTTCTAGGGAACAAAGCTCTCTGGGAACACCTTTCTTATACAGAGGCTGTCTCAGCCGTGCACCGCCTACATGACCCACTAGCTGCTGCGAAGAAACTCTGCACTTTAGCCCAAAGCTATGGTTGCCAAGACAATGTAGGTGCAATGGTGGTGTGTCTGAACATCAGTGAGGACAGCTGCACGTGTGAGATGCATGGCCTCACTCTGTCAGGTCCTGGGGGATTTAGTTCCACCACCACAAAGCCAGCAACACCTTCATCTAGCAGTGGAATTGCTTCAGAATTCGGCAGTGAACTGTCTGCTTCTGAGGTTAGCAGTGAGGTGGGCTCTACTGCTTCAGATGAACACAGTGCTGTTGGTCTTGATGGCAGTTTGCTACCACGACAAGAGCGACGTTGCAGCCTACATCCTGTGCCCCCCTCAAGCATCTTTCAGCGCCAACCTTCCAGTGCTACCTTCTCTAGCAACCAGTCTGACAATGGTCTGGATAGCGACGATGAGCAGCCTGTGGAAGGTGTGATGACAAATGGCAGTAAAGTGGAGGTAGAGGTGGACATCCACTGCTGTAAAGGAAAAGGCATGGAGTTTGAACCTCCTGCTGCAGAGTacagctcctctgctccagagccaGAGGATGACTCTGGACTTGTCCTCATCATTCGGAGACAGAACAGTGTAAACTGCAACACTGTGCAGAGAGGGGTCAAGGAAAAGTGTGAACTGCAAAAATCTCTTTCCACATGCTGTCTCTATGGAAAGAAGCTTTCCAATGGCTCCATAGTGCCCTTGGAGGAGAGCCTCAACCTTATTGAAGTAGCCACAGAGGCACCCAAGAAGAAGACAGGCTATTTTGCTGCTCCATCCCAGATGGAGCCAGAGGATCAATTTGTGGTGCCACCTGATCTGGAGGAGGAAGTGAAGGAACAAATGAAGCAGCACCAGGAGAATGGAGCagatcaggaaaagaaagaggaacatGCAGCGGCTCTGCCAGAGGAGTTTGACACAGCTTTGTAA